A genome region from Bradyrhizobium sp. WSM1417 includes the following:
- the fdhD gene encoding formate dehydrogenase accessory sulfurtransferase FdhD has protein sequence MHVPVQAIDREIWRDGVASEGARLIPEETPLALTYNGGTYAVMMGTPQNLEDFAVGFSLDEGIIKSVDDVKSLEIVRLDDGIELRMWLAPENAARISERRRHIAGPTGCGLCGIDSIAEAVRPAAVVPQGQTFTLEQVMAAMQAIAPLQSINLQTRAVHAAAFWSPACGIVALREDVGRHNALDKLAGSLARSRTAASDGIVLLTSRVSVEMVQKTAAIGAPVMVAVSAPTALAVRTAAAAGITLIAIARQDGFEVFSHGGRVVARHATEVADVA, from the coding sequence ATGCACGTGCCGGTCCAGGCCATCGACCGCGAGATCTGGCGCGACGGTGTCGCGTCCGAAGGCGCACGGCTGATCCCGGAGGAGACGCCGCTGGCGCTGACCTACAATGGCGGTACCTATGCCGTCATGATGGGGACGCCGCAGAACCTCGAAGATTTCGCGGTCGGCTTCAGCCTGGACGAAGGCATCATCAAATCCGTCGATGACGTCAAGTCGCTCGAAATCGTCCGCCTCGACGACGGCATCGAGCTGCGCATGTGGCTGGCACCGGAAAATGCCGCGCGCATCAGCGAGCGCCGCCGCCACATCGCCGGTCCGACCGGCTGCGGCCTCTGCGGCATCGACTCGATTGCCGAGGCGGTGCGGCCTGCGGCCGTCGTGCCGCAGGGACAGACGTTTACGCTCGAGCAGGTCATGGCGGCGATGCAGGCCATCGCACCGCTGCAATCGATCAATTTGCAAACCCGCGCCGTTCATGCCGCCGCGTTCTGGTCGCCTGCCTGCGGTATCGTCGCGCTGCGCGAGGATGTCGGCCGCCACAACGCGCTCGACAAGCTCGCCGGTTCGCTGGCGCGCAGCCGCACGGCTGCCAGCGACGGCATCGTGCTGCTGACGAGCCGCGTCTCGGTCGAGATGGTGCAGAAGACTGCCGCCATCGGCGCGCCGGTGATGGTCGCAGTCTCTGCGCCGACCGCGCTCGCGGTGCGCACCGCGGCGGCCGCCGGCATCACGCTGATTGCCATTGCCCGGCAGGACGGGTTCGAAGTGTTTTCGCATGGCGGCCGGGTTGTCGCCCGTCATGCCACGGAGGTTGCCGATGTCGCCTGA
- a CDS encoding formate dehydrogenase subunit delta codes for MSPDRLIYMANQIGTFFRSQGHDKAVPGIADHIKKFWDPRMKRAIFAHLDAGGAGLEPNVREALTSLKPTTSLPAAP; via the coding sequence ATGTCGCCTGACCGCCTGATCTACATGGCCAACCAGATCGGCACGTTCTTCCGGAGCCAGGGCCACGACAAGGCCGTGCCGGGCATCGCCGACCACATCAAGAAGTTCTGGGATCCGCGGATGAAGCGCGCGATCTTCGCCCATCTCGATGCCGGCGGCGCGGGCCTGGAGCCGAACGTGCGGGAGGCGCTCACCTCGCTGAAGCCGACGACGTCCCTTCCAGCAGCGCCCTGA